A single window of Mugil cephalus isolate CIBA_MC_2020 chromosome 1, CIBA_Mcephalus_1.1, whole genome shotgun sequence DNA harbors:
- the tmem51a gene encoding transmembrane protein 51a: MRSSVDGPPGPVGSGATQSGNNITNNNNNNSSNGDGGSNENNGNSGSQYALCALGLGLIALGVVMIVWSVVPADASFNGSSSPGGGNNTGGRKTKASSVAFVLAGSGVVMLLLSLCLGMRNKRREQLMLQESQNQRQAATRQQEEAETAEEQEQRYAVPTYEEAVGSGQYPVRQSNFRPSTSQLPSYDDLAQVDGVQYENEGPEAAQPASATAASASNRKPGKNNRKLLPIKIRRIKSEKLHMKNNSLPGPGISIEPLTPPPQYDDKVSPL, encoded by the exons GGAAATAACATTactaataacaacaacaacaacagcagcaacggTGACGGCGGCAGCAATGAAAACAATGGAAACTCAGGCTCCCAGTATGCACTGTGTGCTCTGGGGCTCGGACTTATTGCCCTCGGAGTTGTGATGATCGTGTGGAGTGTGGTGCCCGCGGACGCATCTTTTAATGGCAGCAGCTCACCAGGAGGAGGGAACAACACCGGTGGCAGGAAGACCAAAGCATCTTCTGTGGCTTTCGTCTTGGCGGGCTCTGGGGTGgtcatgctgctgctgtcgctgTGTCTGGGAATGAGGAACAAACGGCGAgagcagctgatgctgcaggaATCACAGAACCAAAGGCAAGCGGCAACAAGgcagcaggaggaagcagaaac tgcagaggagcaggagcagcgtTATGCCGTCCCCACCTACGAAGAGGCTGTTGGCAGCGGCCAGTACCCCGTCCGTCAGAGCAACTTTCGCCCCAGCACATCCCAGCTGCCCTCCTACGACGACCTGGCCCAAGTCGACGGCGTGCAGTATGAGAACGAGGGGCCGGAGGCCGCACAGCCCGCCTCTGCCACCGCCGCCTCTGCATCAAATCGTAAACCCGGAAAAAATAACCGCAAGCTCCTCCCCATCAAGATCCGCAGGATTAAATCAGAGAAGctacacatgaaaaacaactcTCTGCCAGGACCTGGTATCAGTATTGAACCGCTTACCCCGCCGCCACAGTATGACGATAAAGTGAGTCCACTTTAA